A genomic stretch from Coregonus clupeaformis isolate EN_2021a chromosome 23, ASM2061545v1, whole genome shotgun sequence includes:
- the LOC121554181 gene encoding high-affinity lysophosphatidic acid receptor-like produces the protein MAFCNGSLLARCAPLMEPDEEEGVVISPPPPPGVGATSPLMPVTLRVMLAAIMIFMITIGFLGNAIVCLIVYQKPAMRSAINLLLATLAFSDIMLSLLCMPFTAVTMATADWRFGGGFCRASVMLYWLFVLEGVSILLIISVDRFLIIVQRQDKLTPHRAKLLIVASWALSLCVALPSVIGWRAGAAGVMGIREAWAPQCVLGYSESLSDRSYTVLLAVAVFFVPFGIMLYSYLCILNTVRRNALRIHNHTSDQASLPALNQVSKLGLTGLQRPPKVNMDMSFKTRAFTTILILFIGFSVCWLPHTVVSLLAVFSRRFYFSPAFYPVSVGALWLSYLKTVFNPVIYCWRIRKFREACLEFMPKSCRLCPRLPGRSRRRVRPSNIYVCSETQSAV, from the coding sequence ATGGCGTTTTGCAACGGCAGCCTGCTGGCTAGGTGTGCCCCCCTGATGGAGCCGGACGAGGAGGAAGGGGTGGTGATTTCGCCGCCGCCGCCGCCAGGGGTTGGGGCTACTAGTCCCCTAATGCCTGTCACCCTGCGTGTGATGCTGGCCGCCATCATGATCTTCATGATCACCATTGGTTTCCTGGGCAACGCCATCGTGTGTCTGATCGTCTACCAGAAGCCCGCCATGCGTTCCGCCATCAACCTGCTCCTCGCAACACTGGCGTTCTCTGACATCATGCTCTCGCTGCTTTGCATGCCCTTCACTGCCGTTACCATGGCTACAGCTGACTGGCGCTTCGGGGGAGGGTTCTGCCGTGCTTCCGTTATGCTCTACTGGCTCTTTGTCCTGGAAGGCGTGTCCATCCTCCTCATCATTAGCGTAGACCGCTTCCTCATCATCGTTCAGCGGCAGGACAAGCTGACGCCGCACCGCGCCAAGCTGCTCATCGTCGCTTCCTGGGCGCTGTCCCTCTGTGTGGCGCTCCCGTCCGTGATCGGCTGGCGGGCGGGCGCGGCGGGGGTGATGGGCATCAGGGAGGCCTGGGCACCACAGTGCGTGCTGGGCTACAGTGAGTCGCTGTCCGACCGCAGCTACACGGTGCTGCTGGCAGTGGCTGTGTTCTTTGTGCCGTTCGGCATCATGCTCTACTCCTACCTGTGCATCCTCAACACGGTGCGCCGCAATGCCCTACGCATCCACAACCACACCTCTGACCAGGCCAGCCTTCCAGCCCTCAACCAGGTCAGCAAGCTGGGCCTTACCGGCCTGCAACGGCCCCCCAAGGTCAACATGGACATGAGCTTCAAGACCCGGGCCTTCACCACCATCCTCATCCTCTTCATCGGCTTCTCTGTGTGCTGGCTGCCCCACACTGTTGTCAGTCTGCTGGCTGTGTTCAGCCGAAGGTTCTACTTCAGCCCGGCTTTTTACCCTGTCAGTGTGGGGGCACTTTGGCTCAGCTACCTGAAGACGGTTTTTAACCCTGTCATCTACTGCTGGAGGATCAGGAAGTTCCGGGAGGCGTGTCTGGAGTTTATGCCCAAGAGCTGCAGGCTGTGTCCCAGGTTGCCGGGCCGGAGCCGCAGGAGGGTGAGGCCCAGTAACATCTACGTGTGCAGTGAGACCCAGTCGGCTGTGTGA
- the LOC121554205 gene encoding four and a half LIM domains protein 2 yields the protein MTERYDCHYCKESLFGKKYVLREENPYCVKCYESLYSNTCEDCKKPIGCNTRDLSYKDRHWHEECFQCFQCKRALVDKPFSTKDDQLLCTECYSNEYSSKCHECKKTIMPGSRKMEHKGNSWHETCFTCQRCQQPIGTKSFIPKENHNFCVPCYEKQFAMQCVHCKKPITTGGVTYRDQPWHKDCFLCTGCKQQLSGQRFTSRDDFAYCLNCFCNLYAKKCASCTTPISGLGGSKYISFEERQWHNDCFNCRKCSVSLVGRGFLTERDDILCPECGKDI from the exons ATGACGGAGCGCTATGACTGCCACTACTGTAAGGAATCCCTGTTTGGTAAGAAGTACGTCCTGAGAGAGGAGAACCCATACTGTGTCAAATGTTACGAGAGCCTGTACTCCAATACCTGTGAGGACTGCAAGAAACCCATCGGCTGCAACACCAGg GACCTGTCCTACAAGGACCGCCACTGGCATGAGGAGTGTTTCCAGTGCTTCCAGTGTAAACGCGCTCTGGTGGACAAGCCCTTCTCCACCAAGGATGACCAGCTGCTCTGCACTGAGTGCTACTCCAACGAGTACTCCTCCAAGTGCCACGAGTGCAAGAAGACCATCATGCCTG GCTCCAGGAAGATGGAGCATAAGGGTAACAGCTGGCATGAGACCTGCTTCACCTGCCAGCGTTGCCAGCAGCCCATCGGCACCAAGAGCTTCATCCCCAAAGAGAACCATAACTTCTGTGTGCCCTGCTACGAGAAGCAGTTTGCCATGCAGTGTGTGCATTGCAAGAAA CCCATCACTACTGGTGGGGTGACCTATCGCGACCAGCCCTGGCATAAGGACTGCTTCCTGTGCACCGGCTGCAAGCAGCAGCTATCTGGCCAGCGGTTCACCTCCCGTGACGACTTTGCCTACTGCCTCAACTGTTTCTGCAACCTGTATGCCAAGAAGTGTGCCTCCTGCACCACCCCCATCAGCG GTCTGGGTGGCAGTAAGTACATCTCCTTTGAAGAGCGCCAGTGGCACAACGACTGCTTCAACTGTAGGAAGTGCTCCGTCTCCCTGGTGGGCCGGGGTTTCCTCACTGAGCGTGACGACATCCTGTGCCCTGAGTGCGGCAAAGACATCTGA